A genomic stretch from Falco cherrug isolate bFalChe1 chromosome 1, bFalChe1.pri, whole genome shotgun sequence includes:
- the PECAM1 gene encoding platelet endothelial cell adhesion molecule isoform X6, producing the protein MYLALLVIFLQCSELYSQKRVFTFNTVDIKVQPSVKVKNGAPLSITCHADISKSTDFQLKHNFTFFKDGKLVFMTVSDKRDARYEIPVARSSDTGDYECTVEAGGKTKSSNSLHVWVTGMTKPILTAEKKEVLEGEVVKLRCELPEEVPPLYFFFRKMKMNSTPKEKSVFESQRNFSVVEFPVEEGDNILQFDCFARRNVKLEFESSEHSKKTLVTVREPFIKPTLNVKPSSNITEGDRIQIECSTVVARMRDIEIILQKNKTILNSVRDEKLLKYSAVATLEDSGEYQCKVEQGRASKTTKLNIVVSELFPKPILAASVIKLDENKELTLSCSINGFQKANFSILRKNSNADIWLKNSKNLTMRVNVNDTGSYICKAEVKGIVKESKPVTINVYAPVSKPTLSVVSGLPEVVLGKSLLLICRSVMGTPPITFTFYKGNKIKETVVNDTYATFLDENIGQNDKGGYRCDAKNNHSSGMKTSNILNITVIVPIKNASLGSVPYGEVEDGSETVFLCSVKEGSWPIRFRIFRKTDREVLLFEKNENAHRVVWRREAMNRQDTGTYYCMASNRANVDVKSHPITISVILAAWQKGVIAAFVLILIAGAVTLTLWWLLCKKKKAKGPSMEMSGSALATNLPNEKLTRQHNDGDYYSGSGYIEDSENHMKSPDESKGPDLESAEVEYTEVEVSTLDPHRAPVQKGTETVYSEIRKANNETTRAS; encoded by the exons ATGTATCTTGCTCTTCTGGTGATTTTCTTGCAGT GTTCAGAACTTTACAGTCAGAAGAGAG TTTTTACTTTCAACACAGTTGACATTAAGGTTCAGCCATCTGTCAAAGTAAAGAATGGAGCTCCTCTGTCAATTACCTGCCATGCTGATATTAGCAAAAGCACCGATTTCCAACTGAAgcataattttacattttttaaagatggcAAACTTGTGTTCATGACTGTATCAGACAAAAGAGATGCACGCTATGAAATACCTGTGGCTAGATCTTCAGATACAGGAGACTATGAATGTACTGTGGAAGCAGGCGGAAAGACAAAATCTAGTAACTCCTTGCATGTTTGGGTAACAG GAATGACCAAGCCAATCCTGACTGctgagaagaaagaagttttaGAGGGTGAAGTCGTGAAATTACGTTGTGAGCTGCCAGAAGAAGTTCCtcctttatatttctttttccgGAAGATGAAGATGAATTCAACAcctaaagaaaaatctgtatttgaaTCACAGAGAAATTTTTCTGTAGTGGAATTTCCTGTTGAAGAAGGAGATAATATTTTACAATTTGATTGCTTTGCTaggagaaatgtaaaactcGAATTTGAAAGCtcagaacacagcaaaaaaacacTTGTTACAGTCAGGg AACCATTTATAAAGCCTACTCTGAATGTCAAGCCCTCAAGTAATATTACAGAAGGAGATAGAATACAGATTGAATGTTCAACTGTGGTAGCCCGGATGCGTGACATTGAAATCATactccagaaaaacaaaacaatactgAACAGTGTACGAGATGagaaacttctgaaatactCTGCAGTAGCTACTCTAGAGGACAGTGGTGAATACCAGTGTAAGGTGGAGCAAGGGAGAGCATCTAAAACCACCAAACTGAATATTGTTGTGTCAG AGTTATTCCCCAAGCCAATATTGGCTGCTTCTGTGATTAAGCTggatgaaaataaagaattaacTTTGAGTTGCAGCATTAATGGTTTTCAGAAAGCTAACTTCTCTATATTGCGGAAAAATTCAAATGCAGACATCTGGTTGAAAAATTCTAAGAACTTAACAATGAGAGTTAACGTGAATGATACTGGATCCTATATCTGTAAAGCTGAAGTAAAAGGAATAGTCAAAGAGAGCAAACCTGTAACGATAAATGTGTACG CTCCAGTCTCCAAGCCAACTCTTTCTGTTGTCAGTGGTTTACCGGAGGTGGTGTTAGGGAAGTCTCTACTGTTAATCTGTCGTTCAGTGATGGGAACACCACCGATAACATTCACATTctacaaaggaaataaaattaaggaaaCAGTAGTTAATGACACATATGCTACATTCTTGGATGAAAATATTGGACAAAATGACAAAGGAGGTTACAGATGTGATGCTAAAAATAATCATTCCAGTGGTATGAAAACTAGCAATATTCTAAACATCACAGTAATAG TACCAATCAAGAATGCCAGCTTGGGCAGTGTTCCATATGGAGAAGTAGAAGATGGCAGTGAGactgtttttctctgctctgtAAAAGAAGGATCTTGGCCAATCCGCTTCAGGATTTTTAGAAAAACTGATCGTGAAGTtcttctatttgaaaaaaatgaaaatgcacacAGAGTCGTGTGGCGCAGGGAAGCAATGAACAGGCAGGACACAGGGACATATTACTGCATGGCTTCTAATCGAGCTAATGTGGATGTGAAAAGCCATCCAATAACCATCAGTG TTATCTTAGCGGCTTGGCAGAAAGGAGTCATTGCTGCATTTGTCCTAATACTTATCGCAGGAGCAGTAACTCTCACTTTATGGTGGCTTTtgtgtaagaagaaaaagg CTAAAGGACCATCCATGGAGATGTCTGG ttctgcatTGGCTACAAACTTGCCAAATGAAAAACTGACAAGACAGCACAATGATGGAGACTACTATTCAG gATCAGGTTACATTGAAGATAGTGAAAATCACATGAAATCACCAGATGAAAGTAAAG GACCTGACCTTGAGAGTGCTGAGGTGGAGTACACTGAAGTTGAAGTATCAACGCTTGATCCTCACAGAG
- the PECAM1 gene encoding platelet endothelial cell adhesion molecule isoform X10, whose product MYLALLVIFLQCSELYSQKRVFTFNTVDIKVQPSVKVKNGAPLSITCHADISKSTDFQLKHNFTFFKDGKLVFMTVSDKRDARYEIPVARSSDTGDYECTVEAGGKTKSSNSLHVWVTGMTKPILTAEKKEVLEGEVVKLRCELPEEVPPLYFFFRKMKMNSTPKEKSVFESQRNFSVVEFPVEEGDNILQFDCFARRNVKLEFESSEHSKKTLVTVREPFIKPTLNVKPSSNITEGDRIQIECSTVVARMRDIEIILQKNKTILNSVRDEKLLKYSAVATLEDSGEYQCKVEQGRASKTTKLNIVVSELFPKPILAASVIKLDENKELTLSCSINGFQKANFSILRKNSNADIWLKNSKNLTMRVNVNDTGSYICKAEVKGIVKESKPVTINVYAPVSKPTLSVVSGLPEVVLGKSLLLICRSVMGTPPITFTFYKGNKIKETVVNDTYATFLDENIGQNDKGGYRCDAKNNHSSGMKTSNILNITVIVPIKNASLGSVPYGEVEDGSETVFLCSVKEGSWPIRFRIFRKTDREVLLFEKNENAHRVVWRREAMNRQDTGTYYCMASNRANVDVKSHPITISVILAAWQKGVIAAFVLILIAGAVTLTLWWLLCKKKKAKGPSMEMSGSALATNLPNEKLTRQHNDGDYYSGSGYIEDSENHMKSPDESKGPDLESAEVEYTEVEVSTLDPHRETTRAS is encoded by the exons ATGTATCTTGCTCTTCTGGTGATTTTCTTGCAGT GTTCAGAACTTTACAGTCAGAAGAGAG TTTTTACTTTCAACACAGTTGACATTAAGGTTCAGCCATCTGTCAAAGTAAAGAATGGAGCTCCTCTGTCAATTACCTGCCATGCTGATATTAGCAAAAGCACCGATTTCCAACTGAAgcataattttacattttttaaagatggcAAACTTGTGTTCATGACTGTATCAGACAAAAGAGATGCACGCTATGAAATACCTGTGGCTAGATCTTCAGATACAGGAGACTATGAATGTACTGTGGAAGCAGGCGGAAAGACAAAATCTAGTAACTCCTTGCATGTTTGGGTAACAG GAATGACCAAGCCAATCCTGACTGctgagaagaaagaagttttaGAGGGTGAAGTCGTGAAATTACGTTGTGAGCTGCCAGAAGAAGTTCCtcctttatatttctttttccgGAAGATGAAGATGAATTCAACAcctaaagaaaaatctgtatttgaaTCACAGAGAAATTTTTCTGTAGTGGAATTTCCTGTTGAAGAAGGAGATAATATTTTACAATTTGATTGCTTTGCTaggagaaatgtaaaactcGAATTTGAAAGCtcagaacacagcaaaaaaacacTTGTTACAGTCAGGg AACCATTTATAAAGCCTACTCTGAATGTCAAGCCCTCAAGTAATATTACAGAAGGAGATAGAATACAGATTGAATGTTCAACTGTGGTAGCCCGGATGCGTGACATTGAAATCATactccagaaaaacaaaacaatactgAACAGTGTACGAGATGagaaacttctgaaatactCTGCAGTAGCTACTCTAGAGGACAGTGGTGAATACCAGTGTAAGGTGGAGCAAGGGAGAGCATCTAAAACCACCAAACTGAATATTGTTGTGTCAG AGTTATTCCCCAAGCCAATATTGGCTGCTTCTGTGATTAAGCTggatgaaaataaagaattaacTTTGAGTTGCAGCATTAATGGTTTTCAGAAAGCTAACTTCTCTATATTGCGGAAAAATTCAAATGCAGACATCTGGTTGAAAAATTCTAAGAACTTAACAATGAGAGTTAACGTGAATGATACTGGATCCTATATCTGTAAAGCTGAAGTAAAAGGAATAGTCAAAGAGAGCAAACCTGTAACGATAAATGTGTACG CTCCAGTCTCCAAGCCAACTCTTTCTGTTGTCAGTGGTTTACCGGAGGTGGTGTTAGGGAAGTCTCTACTGTTAATCTGTCGTTCAGTGATGGGAACACCACCGATAACATTCACATTctacaaaggaaataaaattaaggaaaCAGTAGTTAATGACACATATGCTACATTCTTGGATGAAAATATTGGACAAAATGACAAAGGAGGTTACAGATGTGATGCTAAAAATAATCATTCCAGTGGTATGAAAACTAGCAATATTCTAAACATCACAGTAATAG TACCAATCAAGAATGCCAGCTTGGGCAGTGTTCCATATGGAGAAGTAGAAGATGGCAGTGAGactgtttttctctgctctgtAAAAGAAGGATCTTGGCCAATCCGCTTCAGGATTTTTAGAAAAACTGATCGTGAAGTtcttctatttgaaaaaaatgaaaatgcacacAGAGTCGTGTGGCGCAGGGAAGCAATGAACAGGCAGGACACAGGGACATATTACTGCATGGCTTCTAATCGAGCTAATGTGGATGTGAAAAGCCATCCAATAACCATCAGTG TTATCTTAGCGGCTTGGCAGAAAGGAGTCATTGCTGCATTTGTCCTAATACTTATCGCAGGAGCAGTAACTCTCACTTTATGGTGGCTTTtgtgtaagaagaaaaagg CTAAAGGACCATCCATGGAGATGTCTGG ttctgcatTGGCTACAAACTTGCCAAATGAAAAACTGACAAGACAGCACAATGATGGAGACTACTATTCAG gATCAGGTTACATTGAAGATAGTGAAAATCACATGAAATCACCAGATGAAAGTAAAG GACCTGACCTTGAGAGTGCTGAGGTGGAGTACACTGAAGTTGAAGTATCAACGCTTGATCCTCACAGAG
- the PECAM1 gene encoding platelet endothelial cell adhesion molecule isoform X3 produces the protein MYLALLVIFLQCSELYSQKRVFTFNTVDIKVQPSVKVKNGAPLSITCHADISKSTDFQLKHNFTFFKDGKLVFMTVSDKRDARYEIPVARSSDTGDYECTVEAGGKTKSSNSLHVWVTGMTKPILTAEKKEVLEGEVVKLRCELPEEVPPLYFFFRKMKMNSTPKEKSVFESQRNFSVVEFPVEEGDNILQFDCFARRNVKLEFESSEHSKKTLVTVREPFIKPTLNVKPSSNITEGDRIQIECSTVVARMRDIEIILQKNKTILNSVRDEKLLKYSAVATLEDSGEYQCKVEQGRASKTTKLNIVVSELFPKPILAASVIKLDENKELTLSCSINGFQKANFSILRKNSNADIWLKNSKNLTMRVNVNDTGSYICKAEVKGIVKESKPVTINVYAPVSKPTLSVVSGLPEVVLGKSLLLICRSVMGTPPITFTFYKGNKIKETVVNDTYATFLDENIGQNDKGGYRCDAKNNHSSGMKTSNILNITVIVPIKNASLGSVPYGEVEDGSETVFLCSVKEGSWPIRFRIFRKTDREVLLFEKNENAHRVVWRREAMNRQDTGTYYCMASNRANVDVKSHPITISVILAAWQKGVIAAFVLILIAGAVTLTLWWLLCKKKKAKGPSMEMSGSALATNLPNEKLTRQHNDGDYYSGSGYIEDSENHMKSPDESKGPDLESAEVEYTEVEVSTLDPHRGAFHKANNKKKKEKKLILCQYIFQLLYRRGLKQFIVKSEKLIMRLQGHPDAT, from the exons ATGTATCTTGCTCTTCTGGTGATTTTCTTGCAGT GTTCAGAACTTTACAGTCAGAAGAGAG TTTTTACTTTCAACACAGTTGACATTAAGGTTCAGCCATCTGTCAAAGTAAAGAATGGAGCTCCTCTGTCAATTACCTGCCATGCTGATATTAGCAAAAGCACCGATTTCCAACTGAAgcataattttacattttttaaagatggcAAACTTGTGTTCATGACTGTATCAGACAAAAGAGATGCACGCTATGAAATACCTGTGGCTAGATCTTCAGATACAGGAGACTATGAATGTACTGTGGAAGCAGGCGGAAAGACAAAATCTAGTAACTCCTTGCATGTTTGGGTAACAG GAATGACCAAGCCAATCCTGACTGctgagaagaaagaagttttaGAGGGTGAAGTCGTGAAATTACGTTGTGAGCTGCCAGAAGAAGTTCCtcctttatatttctttttccgGAAGATGAAGATGAATTCAACAcctaaagaaaaatctgtatttgaaTCACAGAGAAATTTTTCTGTAGTGGAATTTCCTGTTGAAGAAGGAGATAATATTTTACAATTTGATTGCTTTGCTaggagaaatgtaaaactcGAATTTGAAAGCtcagaacacagcaaaaaaacacTTGTTACAGTCAGGg AACCATTTATAAAGCCTACTCTGAATGTCAAGCCCTCAAGTAATATTACAGAAGGAGATAGAATACAGATTGAATGTTCAACTGTGGTAGCCCGGATGCGTGACATTGAAATCATactccagaaaaacaaaacaatactgAACAGTGTACGAGATGagaaacttctgaaatactCTGCAGTAGCTACTCTAGAGGACAGTGGTGAATACCAGTGTAAGGTGGAGCAAGGGAGAGCATCTAAAACCACCAAACTGAATATTGTTGTGTCAG AGTTATTCCCCAAGCCAATATTGGCTGCTTCTGTGATTAAGCTggatgaaaataaagaattaacTTTGAGTTGCAGCATTAATGGTTTTCAGAAAGCTAACTTCTCTATATTGCGGAAAAATTCAAATGCAGACATCTGGTTGAAAAATTCTAAGAACTTAACAATGAGAGTTAACGTGAATGATACTGGATCCTATATCTGTAAAGCTGAAGTAAAAGGAATAGTCAAAGAGAGCAAACCTGTAACGATAAATGTGTACG CTCCAGTCTCCAAGCCAACTCTTTCTGTTGTCAGTGGTTTACCGGAGGTGGTGTTAGGGAAGTCTCTACTGTTAATCTGTCGTTCAGTGATGGGAACACCACCGATAACATTCACATTctacaaaggaaataaaattaaggaaaCAGTAGTTAATGACACATATGCTACATTCTTGGATGAAAATATTGGACAAAATGACAAAGGAGGTTACAGATGTGATGCTAAAAATAATCATTCCAGTGGTATGAAAACTAGCAATATTCTAAACATCACAGTAATAG TACCAATCAAGAATGCCAGCTTGGGCAGTGTTCCATATGGAGAAGTAGAAGATGGCAGTGAGactgtttttctctgctctgtAAAAGAAGGATCTTGGCCAATCCGCTTCAGGATTTTTAGAAAAACTGATCGTGAAGTtcttctatttgaaaaaaatgaaaatgcacacAGAGTCGTGTGGCGCAGGGAAGCAATGAACAGGCAGGACACAGGGACATATTACTGCATGGCTTCTAATCGAGCTAATGTGGATGTGAAAAGCCATCCAATAACCATCAGTG TTATCTTAGCGGCTTGGCAGAAAGGAGTCATTGCTGCATTTGTCCTAATACTTATCGCAGGAGCAGTAACTCTCACTTTATGGTGGCTTTtgtgtaagaagaaaaagg CTAAAGGACCATCCATGGAGATGTCTGG ttctgcatTGGCTACAAACTTGCCAAATGAAAAACTGACAAGACAGCACAATGATGGAGACTACTATTCAG gATCAGGTTACATTGAAGATAGTGAAAATCACATGAAATCACCAGATGAAAGTAAAG GACCTGACCTTGAGAGTGCTGAGGTGGAGTACACTGAAGTTGAAGTATCAACGCTTGATCCTCACAGAG
- the PECAM1 gene encoding platelet endothelial cell adhesion molecule isoform X8 has product MYLALLVIFLQCSELYSQKRVFTFNTVDIKVQPSVKVKNGAPLSITCHADISKSTDFQLKHNFTFFKDGKLVFMTVSDKRDARYEIPVARSSDTGDYECTVEAGGKTKSSNSLHVWVTGMTKPILTAEKKEVLEGEVVKLRCELPEEVPPLYFFFRKMKMNSTPKEKSVFESQRNFSVVEFPVEEGDNILQFDCFARRNVKLEFESSEHSKKTLVTVREPFIKPTLNVKPSSNITEGDRIQIECSTVVARMRDIEIILQKNKTILNSVRDEKLLKYSAVATLEDSGEYQCKVEQGRASKTTKLNIVVSELFPKPILAASVIKLDENKELTLSCSINGFQKANFSILRKNSNADIWLKNSKNLTMRVNVNDTGSYICKAEVKGIVKESKPVTINVYAPVSKPTLSVVSGLPEVVLGKSLLLICRSVMGTPPITFTFYKGNKIKETVVNDTYATFLDENIGQNDKGGYRCDAKNNHSSGMKTSNILNITVIVPIKNASLGSVPYGEVEDGSETVFLCSVKEGSWPIRFRIFRKTDREVLLFEKNENAHRVVWRREAMNRQDTGTYYCMASNRANVDVKSHPITISVILAAWQKGVIAAFVLILIAGAVTLTLWWLLCKKKKAKGPSMEMSGSALATNLPNEKLTRQHNDGDYYSGSGYIEDSENHMKSPDESKGPDLESAEVEYTEVEVSTLDPHRDSVENRHSRLQGHPDAT; this is encoded by the exons ATGTATCTTGCTCTTCTGGTGATTTTCTTGCAGT GTTCAGAACTTTACAGTCAGAAGAGAG TTTTTACTTTCAACACAGTTGACATTAAGGTTCAGCCATCTGTCAAAGTAAAGAATGGAGCTCCTCTGTCAATTACCTGCCATGCTGATATTAGCAAAAGCACCGATTTCCAACTGAAgcataattttacattttttaaagatggcAAACTTGTGTTCATGACTGTATCAGACAAAAGAGATGCACGCTATGAAATACCTGTGGCTAGATCTTCAGATACAGGAGACTATGAATGTACTGTGGAAGCAGGCGGAAAGACAAAATCTAGTAACTCCTTGCATGTTTGGGTAACAG GAATGACCAAGCCAATCCTGACTGctgagaagaaagaagttttaGAGGGTGAAGTCGTGAAATTACGTTGTGAGCTGCCAGAAGAAGTTCCtcctttatatttctttttccgGAAGATGAAGATGAATTCAACAcctaaagaaaaatctgtatttgaaTCACAGAGAAATTTTTCTGTAGTGGAATTTCCTGTTGAAGAAGGAGATAATATTTTACAATTTGATTGCTTTGCTaggagaaatgtaaaactcGAATTTGAAAGCtcagaacacagcaaaaaaacacTTGTTACAGTCAGGg AACCATTTATAAAGCCTACTCTGAATGTCAAGCCCTCAAGTAATATTACAGAAGGAGATAGAATACAGATTGAATGTTCAACTGTGGTAGCCCGGATGCGTGACATTGAAATCATactccagaaaaacaaaacaatactgAACAGTGTACGAGATGagaaacttctgaaatactCTGCAGTAGCTACTCTAGAGGACAGTGGTGAATACCAGTGTAAGGTGGAGCAAGGGAGAGCATCTAAAACCACCAAACTGAATATTGTTGTGTCAG AGTTATTCCCCAAGCCAATATTGGCTGCTTCTGTGATTAAGCTggatgaaaataaagaattaacTTTGAGTTGCAGCATTAATGGTTTTCAGAAAGCTAACTTCTCTATATTGCGGAAAAATTCAAATGCAGACATCTGGTTGAAAAATTCTAAGAACTTAACAATGAGAGTTAACGTGAATGATACTGGATCCTATATCTGTAAAGCTGAAGTAAAAGGAATAGTCAAAGAGAGCAAACCTGTAACGATAAATGTGTACG CTCCAGTCTCCAAGCCAACTCTTTCTGTTGTCAGTGGTTTACCGGAGGTGGTGTTAGGGAAGTCTCTACTGTTAATCTGTCGTTCAGTGATGGGAACACCACCGATAACATTCACATTctacaaaggaaataaaattaaggaaaCAGTAGTTAATGACACATATGCTACATTCTTGGATGAAAATATTGGACAAAATGACAAAGGAGGTTACAGATGTGATGCTAAAAATAATCATTCCAGTGGTATGAAAACTAGCAATATTCTAAACATCACAGTAATAG TACCAATCAAGAATGCCAGCTTGGGCAGTGTTCCATATGGAGAAGTAGAAGATGGCAGTGAGactgtttttctctgctctgtAAAAGAAGGATCTTGGCCAATCCGCTTCAGGATTTTTAGAAAAACTGATCGTGAAGTtcttctatttgaaaaaaatgaaaatgcacacAGAGTCGTGTGGCGCAGGGAAGCAATGAACAGGCAGGACACAGGGACATATTACTGCATGGCTTCTAATCGAGCTAATGTGGATGTGAAAAGCCATCCAATAACCATCAGTG TTATCTTAGCGGCTTGGCAGAAAGGAGTCATTGCTGCATTTGTCCTAATACTTATCGCAGGAGCAGTAACTCTCACTTTATGGTGGCTTTtgtgtaagaagaaaaagg CTAAAGGACCATCCATGGAGATGTCTGG ttctgcatTGGCTACAAACTTGCCAAATGAAAAACTGACAAGACAGCACAATGATGGAGACTACTATTCAG gATCAGGTTACATTGAAGATAGTGAAAATCACATGAAATCACCAGATGAAAGTAAAG GACCTGACCTTGAGAGTGCTGAGGTGGAGTACACTGAAGTTGAAGTATCAACGCTTGATCCTCACAGAG
- the PECAM1 gene encoding platelet endothelial cell adhesion molecule isoform X4, with amino-acid sequence MYLALLVIFLQCSELYSQKRVFTFNTVDIKVQPSVKVKNGAPLSITCHADISKSTDFQLKHNFTFFKDGKLVFMTVSDKRDARYEIPVARSSDTGDYECTVEAGGKTKSSNSLHVWVTGMTKPILTAEKKEVLEGEVVKLRCELPEEVPPLYFFFRKMKMNSTPKEKSVFESQRNFSVVEFPVEEGDNILQFDCFARRNVKLEFESSEHSKKTLVTVREPFIKPTLNVKPSSNITEGDRIQIECSTVVARMRDIEIILQKNKTILNSVRDEKLLKYSAVATLEDSGEYQCKVEQGRASKTTKLNIVVSELFPKPILAASVIKLDENKELTLSCSINGFQKANFSILRKNSNADIWLKNSKNLTMRVNVNDTGSYICKAEVKGIVKESKPVTINVYAPVSKPTLSVVSGLPEVVLGKSLLLICRSVMGTPPITFTFYKGNKIKETVVNDTYATFLDENIGQNDKGGYRCDAKNNHSSGMKTSNILNITVIVPIKNASLGSVPYGEVEDGSETVFLCSVKEGSWPIRFRIFRKTDREVLLFEKNENAHRVVWRREAMNRQDTGTYYCMASNRANVDVKSHPITISVILAAWQKGVIAAFVLILIAGAVTLTLWWLLCKKKKAKGPSMEMSGSALATNLPNEKLTRQHNDGDYYSGSGYIEDSENHMKSPDESKGPDLESAEVEYTEVEVSTLDPHRAPVQKGTETVYSEIRKANNVSPSYYDSVENRHSRLQGHPDAT; translated from the exons ATGTATCTTGCTCTTCTGGTGATTTTCTTGCAGT GTTCAGAACTTTACAGTCAGAAGAGAG TTTTTACTTTCAACACAGTTGACATTAAGGTTCAGCCATCTGTCAAAGTAAAGAATGGAGCTCCTCTGTCAATTACCTGCCATGCTGATATTAGCAAAAGCACCGATTTCCAACTGAAgcataattttacattttttaaagatggcAAACTTGTGTTCATGACTGTATCAGACAAAAGAGATGCACGCTATGAAATACCTGTGGCTAGATCTTCAGATACAGGAGACTATGAATGTACTGTGGAAGCAGGCGGAAAGACAAAATCTAGTAACTCCTTGCATGTTTGGGTAACAG GAATGACCAAGCCAATCCTGACTGctgagaagaaagaagttttaGAGGGTGAAGTCGTGAAATTACGTTGTGAGCTGCCAGAAGAAGTTCCtcctttatatttctttttccgGAAGATGAAGATGAATTCAACAcctaaagaaaaatctgtatttgaaTCACAGAGAAATTTTTCTGTAGTGGAATTTCCTGTTGAAGAAGGAGATAATATTTTACAATTTGATTGCTTTGCTaggagaaatgtaaaactcGAATTTGAAAGCtcagaacacagcaaaaaaacacTTGTTACAGTCAGGg AACCATTTATAAAGCCTACTCTGAATGTCAAGCCCTCAAGTAATATTACAGAAGGAGATAGAATACAGATTGAATGTTCAACTGTGGTAGCCCGGATGCGTGACATTGAAATCATactccagaaaaacaaaacaatactgAACAGTGTACGAGATGagaaacttctgaaatactCTGCAGTAGCTACTCTAGAGGACAGTGGTGAATACCAGTGTAAGGTGGAGCAAGGGAGAGCATCTAAAACCACCAAACTGAATATTGTTGTGTCAG AGTTATTCCCCAAGCCAATATTGGCTGCTTCTGTGATTAAGCTggatgaaaataaagaattaacTTTGAGTTGCAGCATTAATGGTTTTCAGAAAGCTAACTTCTCTATATTGCGGAAAAATTCAAATGCAGACATCTGGTTGAAAAATTCTAAGAACTTAACAATGAGAGTTAACGTGAATGATACTGGATCCTATATCTGTAAAGCTGAAGTAAAAGGAATAGTCAAAGAGAGCAAACCTGTAACGATAAATGTGTACG CTCCAGTCTCCAAGCCAACTCTTTCTGTTGTCAGTGGTTTACCGGAGGTGGTGTTAGGGAAGTCTCTACTGTTAATCTGTCGTTCAGTGATGGGAACACCACCGATAACATTCACATTctacaaaggaaataaaattaaggaaaCAGTAGTTAATGACACATATGCTACATTCTTGGATGAAAATATTGGACAAAATGACAAAGGAGGTTACAGATGTGATGCTAAAAATAATCATTCCAGTGGTATGAAAACTAGCAATATTCTAAACATCACAGTAATAG TACCAATCAAGAATGCCAGCTTGGGCAGTGTTCCATATGGAGAAGTAGAAGATGGCAGTGAGactgtttttctctgctctgtAAAAGAAGGATCTTGGCCAATCCGCTTCAGGATTTTTAGAAAAACTGATCGTGAAGTtcttctatttgaaaaaaatgaaaatgcacacAGAGTCGTGTGGCGCAGGGAAGCAATGAACAGGCAGGACACAGGGACATATTACTGCATGGCTTCTAATCGAGCTAATGTGGATGTGAAAAGCCATCCAATAACCATCAGTG TTATCTTAGCGGCTTGGCAGAAAGGAGTCATTGCTGCATTTGTCCTAATACTTATCGCAGGAGCAGTAACTCTCACTTTATGGTGGCTTTtgtgtaagaagaaaaagg CTAAAGGACCATCCATGGAGATGTCTGG ttctgcatTGGCTACAAACTTGCCAAATGAAAAACTGACAAGACAGCACAATGATGGAGACTACTATTCAG gATCAGGTTACATTGAAGATAGTGAAAATCACATGAAATCACCAGATGAAAGTAAAG GACCTGACCTTGAGAGTGCTGAGGTGGAGTACACTGAAGTTGAAGTATCAACGCTTGATCCTCACAGAG